A genomic segment from Capsicum annuum cultivar UCD-10X-F1 unplaced genomic scaffold, UCD10Xv1.1 ctg75817, whole genome shotgun sequence encodes:
- the LOC124894597 gene encoding probable beta-D-xylosidase 7 isoform X1 yields MGLHKIIVITIVISFLSNIESTRPPFSCDTYNPDTIKFKFCNFSLPVDQRVDDLILRLNLDEKILQLGNTAPAIPRLNIPAYEWWSEALHGLSTEGLGVFLNRSIKGATQFPQIILTASTFDENLWYRIAQAIAREARAAYNAGELKGMTFWAPNVNILRDPRWGRAQETAGEDPMMVGKYAVAYVRGLQGDSFEGGKLKNGNLQASAGCKHLAAQDLDYWNGHHRFTFNAQVTPQDMADSFQPPFKTCVEEGKATSLMCAYSRLNGVSNCANYDLLTTTARGQWGFNGYIVSDCDSVRVMNDSHGYTAEDAIAASIKAGMDVNCGSFVQNYTRLALQAKKLQESDIDRALRNSFSIRMRLGLFNGDPRKQEYGDISPAEICRQEHQDLALEAARNGIVLLKNSAKLLPLSKIKTTSLAIIGPKANDSELLLGNYAGVPCKNVSLLQGFQRDVKSIGYHPGCNFVNCTSAAIDEAVDIAKKAQHVVLVMGLDQHVERENWDRVDLGLPGQQEILIKAVAEAAVKPVIVVLVSGGPIDISFAKDNPKIGGILWIGYPGEGGSAALTQIIFGEHNPGGRLPVTWYPKEFMKIPMTDMNMRPNSSTGYPGRTYRFYKGPKVYKFGYGLSYTTYAYNITSVSPNKLYFNYQISDKTSKNDSLHNIAVSKFGSEVCNKAKISVNVVVKNKGEMAGKHPVLLFLRPSKVKDDEVPRKQLIGFKSVRLGAGEKSQIEFIVSPCEHFTRANKYGISVIDEGKYYLVVGDKKKSVTVSI; encoded by the exons ATGGGACTCCATAAAATTATTGTGATCACTATTGTCATCTCCTTTCTCAGTAATATTGAGTCAACTCGTCCTCCGTTTTCATGTGACACATACAATCCAGAtaccataaaatttaaattttgtaatttCTCATTACCCGTTGATCAAAGAGTAGACGATCTAATTTTACGCCTGAATTTGGACGAGAAAATCTTACAATTGGGTAACACTGCACCAGCCATTCCTCGGCTTAATATCCCTGCTTATGAGTGGTGGTCGGAGGCATTACATGGCCTATCGACAGAAGGATTAGGGGTGTTTTTGAATAGAAGTATTAAAGGTGCAACTCAGTTCCCTCAGATCATTCTTACTGCTTCTACCTTTGATGAAAATCTCTGGTATCGCATTGCTCAG GCAATCGCGAGAGAGGCAAGAGCAGCGTACAATGCTGGTGAACTAAAGGGAATGACATTTTGGGCACCAAATGTGAACATATTAAGGGATCCAAGATGGGGGAGAGCACAAGAAACAGCTGGGGAAGACCCTATGATGGTAGGAAAATATGCAGTGGCTTATGTAAGAGGACTTCAAGGGGATAGTTTTGAAGGCGGCAAGCTCAAAAATGGGAATCTTCAAGCTTCAGCTGGCTGCAAGCACCTTGCTGCTCAAGATTTAGATTACTGGAATGGCCACCATCGTTTCACCTTCAATGCTCAA GTTACACCACAGGATATGGCAGATTCATTTCAACCACCATTCAAGACTTGTGTGGAAGAAGGAAAAGCCACCAGTCTGATGTGTGCTTATAGTCGTCTCAACGGCGTTTCAAACTGCGCTAACTATGATCTTCTGACCACGACTGCTCGCGGACAGTGGGGTTTCAATGG TTACATTGTATCAGATTGCGATTCAGTTCGTGTTATGAATGATTCCCATGGATACACTGCTGAAGATGCAATTGCAGCTTCTATTAAAGCTg GTATGGATGTAAACTGTGGTTCCTTTGTGCAAAACTACACAAGATTAGCTTTGCAGGCGAAGAAATTACAAGAATCTGATATAGACAGAGCTCTTCGCAATAGCTTCTCCATTAGAATGAGGCTAGGACTATTCAATGGCGATCCAAGAAAACAGGAATACGGTGACATTTCTCCTGCAGAGATTTGTAGACAAGAGCATCAGGATCTAGCCCTTGAAGCAGCAAGAAATGGCATTGTACTTCTAAAGAATTCTGCAAAACTCCTTCCACTTTCTAAAATCAAAACCACATCCCTTGCTATAATAGGTCCAAAAGCAAATGATTCCGAATTACTTCTAGGTAACTATGCAGGCGTTCCCTGCAAGAATGTTTCATTGCTCCAAGGATTTCAGCGGGATGTGAAAAGCATAGGCTACCATCCAGGCTGCAATTTTGTCAACTGCACTTCTGCCGCAATAGATGAAGCAGTAGATATTGCTAAAAAGGCACAGCATGTTGTTTTAGTAATGGGATTAGACCAGCATGTGGAGAGGGAGAACTGGGATCGTGTAGATTTAGGCCTACCTGGCCAGCAAGAGATTCTTATTAAAGCAGTAGCCGAGGCTGCTGTAAAACCTGTTATAGTGGTGTTAGTAAGTGGAGGTCCTATTGATATTTCTTTTGCCAAGGATAACCCGAAAATCGGAGGCATCTTGTGGATTGGTTACCCTGGAGAAGGTGGATCAGCTGCATTGACACAGATTATATTTGGTGAACATAATCCAG GGGGGAGGTTACCAGTAACTTGGTATCCTAAGgaattcatgaaaataccaaTGACAGACATGAACATGAGGCCTAATTCATCGACTGGATATCCAGGGCGGACTTACAGATTCTACAAAGGGCCAAAAGTTTATAAATTTGGCTATGGTCTTAGCTACACAACTTATGCGTACAACATCACCTCTGTCAGCCCTAACAAACTCTATTTCAATTACCAAATATCAGACAAGACAAGCAAAAACGATTCACTTCATAATATTGCAGTTTCAAAATTTGGATCAGAGGTTTGCAACAAGGCTAAAATATCAGTTAATGTTGTGGTGAAAAACAAGGGGGAAATGGCTGGTAAGCATCCTGTGTTGTTGTTTCTTAGGCCTTCAAAGGTGAAGGATGATGAGGTTCCAAGAAAGCAATTGATTGGATTCAAGAGTGTACGTTTAGGTGCAGGAGAGAAAAGCCAGATTGAATTTATTGTGAGCCCTTGTGAACACTTTACAAGGGCTAATAAGTATGGTATATCAGTAATTGATGAAGGGAAATATTATCTTGTTGTGGGAGATAAGAAAAAGTCTGTGACTGTTTCCATATGA
- the LOC124894597 gene encoding probable beta-D-xylosidase 7 isoform X2, producing the protein MTFWAPNVNILRDPRWGRAQETAGEDPMMVGKYAVAYVRGLQGDSFEGGKLKNGNLQASAGCKHLAAQDLDYWNGHHRFTFNAQVTPQDMADSFQPPFKTCVEEGKATSLMCAYSRLNGVSNCANYDLLTTTARGQWGFNGYIVSDCDSVRVMNDSHGYTAEDAIAASIKAGMDVNCGSFVQNYTRLALQAKKLQESDIDRALRNSFSIRMRLGLFNGDPRKQEYGDISPAEICRQEHQDLALEAARNGIVLLKNSAKLLPLSKIKTTSLAIIGPKANDSELLLGNYAGVPCKNVSLLQGFQRDVKSIGYHPGCNFVNCTSAAIDEAVDIAKKAQHVVLVMGLDQHVERENWDRVDLGLPGQQEILIKAVAEAAVKPVIVVLVSGGPIDISFAKDNPKIGGILWIGYPGEGGSAALTQIIFGEHNPGGRLPVTWYPKEFMKIPMTDMNMRPNSSTGYPGRTYRFYKGPKVYKFGYGLSYTTYAYNITSVSPNKLYFNYQISDKTSKNDSLHNIAVSKFGSEVCNKAKISVNVVVKNKGEMAGKHPVLLFLRPSKVKDDEVPRKQLIGFKSVRLGAGEKSQIEFIVSPCEHFTRANKYGISVIDEGKYYLVVGDKKKSVTVSI; encoded by the exons ATGACATTTTGGGCACCAAATGTGAACATATTAAGGGATCCAAGATGGGGGAGAGCACAAGAAACAGCTGGGGAAGACCCTATGATGGTAGGAAAATATGCAGTGGCTTATGTAAGAGGACTTCAAGGGGATAGTTTTGAAGGCGGCAAGCTCAAAAATGGGAATCTTCAAGCTTCAGCTGGCTGCAAGCACCTTGCTGCTCAAGATTTAGATTACTGGAATGGCCACCATCGTTTCACCTTCAATGCTCAA GTTACACCACAGGATATGGCAGATTCATTTCAACCACCATTCAAGACTTGTGTGGAAGAAGGAAAAGCCACCAGTCTGATGTGTGCTTATAGTCGTCTCAACGGCGTTTCAAACTGCGCTAACTATGATCTTCTGACCACGACTGCTCGCGGACAGTGGGGTTTCAATGG TTACATTGTATCAGATTGCGATTCAGTTCGTGTTATGAATGATTCCCATGGATACACTGCTGAAGATGCAATTGCAGCTTCTATTAAAGCTg GTATGGATGTAAACTGTGGTTCCTTTGTGCAAAACTACACAAGATTAGCTTTGCAGGCGAAGAAATTACAAGAATCTGATATAGACAGAGCTCTTCGCAATAGCTTCTCCATTAGAATGAGGCTAGGACTATTCAATGGCGATCCAAGAAAACAGGAATACGGTGACATTTCTCCTGCAGAGATTTGTAGACAAGAGCATCAGGATCTAGCCCTTGAAGCAGCAAGAAATGGCATTGTACTTCTAAAGAATTCTGCAAAACTCCTTCCACTTTCTAAAATCAAAACCACATCCCTTGCTATAATAGGTCCAAAAGCAAATGATTCCGAATTACTTCTAGGTAACTATGCAGGCGTTCCCTGCAAGAATGTTTCATTGCTCCAAGGATTTCAGCGGGATGTGAAAAGCATAGGCTACCATCCAGGCTGCAATTTTGTCAACTGCACTTCTGCCGCAATAGATGAAGCAGTAGATATTGCTAAAAAGGCACAGCATGTTGTTTTAGTAATGGGATTAGACCAGCATGTGGAGAGGGAGAACTGGGATCGTGTAGATTTAGGCCTACCTGGCCAGCAAGAGATTCTTATTAAAGCAGTAGCCGAGGCTGCTGTAAAACCTGTTATAGTGGTGTTAGTAAGTGGAGGTCCTATTGATATTTCTTTTGCCAAGGATAACCCGAAAATCGGAGGCATCTTGTGGATTGGTTACCCTGGAGAAGGTGGATCAGCTGCATTGACACAGATTATATTTGGTGAACATAATCCAG GGGGGAGGTTACCAGTAACTTGGTATCCTAAGgaattcatgaaaataccaaTGACAGACATGAACATGAGGCCTAATTCATCGACTGGATATCCAGGGCGGACTTACAGATTCTACAAAGGGCCAAAAGTTTATAAATTTGGCTATGGTCTTAGCTACACAACTTATGCGTACAACATCACCTCTGTCAGCCCTAACAAACTCTATTTCAATTACCAAATATCAGACAAGACAAGCAAAAACGATTCACTTCATAATATTGCAGTTTCAAAATTTGGATCAGAGGTTTGCAACAAGGCTAAAATATCAGTTAATGTTGTGGTGAAAAACAAGGGGGAAATGGCTGGTAAGCATCCTGTGTTGTTGTTTCTTAGGCCTTCAAAGGTGAAGGATGATGAGGTTCCAAGAAAGCAATTGATTGGATTCAAGAGTGTACGTTTAGGTGCAGGAGAGAAAAGCCAGATTGAATTTATTGTGAGCCCTTGTGAACACTTTACAAGGGCTAATAAGTATGGTATATCAGTAATTGATGAAGGGAAATATTATCTTGTTGTGGGAGATAAGAAAAAGTCTGTGACTGTTTCCATATGA